In Polaribacter sp. L3A8, a genomic segment contains:
- the ribD gene encoding bifunctional diaminohydroxyphosphoribosylaminopyrimidine deaminase/5-amino-6-(5-phosphoribosylamino)uracil reductase RibD, with protein MNHKKYIERCLQIAKNGIGTSRPNPSVGAVVVYQNKIIGEGFTSPYGGNHAEVNAINAVKDKSLLKEATIYVTLEPCAHFGKTPPCADLIVKHQFKNVVIGCVDSNSLVAGKGIERLINAGINVIVGVLEDECRKHHKRFFTVQDKKRPYIILKWAQTKNGFVAPLTKDAQKPVWISNQYSQQLVHKWRSEEHAILVGTNTVIADNPKLNVRSWSGENPVRIVLDRTLRASKNLSIFDGSVKTIVITEKQECLFERSRDLFIETIDFSKKVASQICEILQKHKIQSVIIEGGTQTLQTFIDENLWDEGRVFVGETEFKKGIKAPIFNKVEKEEISIKQDVLKIYIND; from the coding sequence ATCAATCATAAAAAATACATAGAACGCTGTTTACAAATTGCTAAAAATGGCATTGGGACTTCTCGTCCTAATCCTTCTGTTGGTGCAGTTGTTGTTTATCAGAATAAAATTATTGGAGAAGGTTTTACATCGCCTTATGGCGGCAATCATGCAGAAGTAAATGCAATTAATGCTGTAAAAGATAAATCGCTTTTAAAAGAAGCTACTATTTATGTAACCTTAGAGCCTTGTGCTCATTTTGGCAAAACGCCACCTTGTGCAGATTTAATTGTAAAACATCAATTTAAAAACGTTGTTATTGGTTGCGTAGATTCTAATAGTTTGGTAGCTGGTAAAGGAATTGAGCGCCTTATAAATGCAGGAATAAATGTTATAGTTGGTGTTTTAGAAGACGAATGTAGAAAACATCACAAACGATTTTTTACGGTTCAAGATAAAAAAAGACCTTATATTATTTTAAAATGGGCACAAACTAAAAATGGTTTTGTGGCTCCGTTAACAAAAGATGCCCAGAAACCTGTTTGGATTTCTAACCAATATTCCCAACAATTGGTACACAAATGGCGAAGTGAAGAACACGCAATTTTAGTGGGCACAAATACGGTAATTGCAGACAATCCTAAATTAAATGTAAGGAGTTGGTCTGGAGAAAACCCAGTAAGAATTGTTTTAGACCGTACTTTAAGGGCTTCTAAAAACCTTAGTATTTTTGATGGAAGTGTAAAAACGATTGTGATTACAGAAAAGCAAGAATGTCTGTTCGAGCGCAGTCGAGATCTATTTATAGAAACTATAGATTTCTCTAAAAAAGTAGCATCACAAATTTGTGAAATTTTACAGAAACATAAAATTCAATCTGTAATTATTGAAGGAGGAACACAAACATTACAAACTTTTATTGATGAGAATCTTTGGGATGAAGGACGTGTTTTTGTTGGTGAAACTGAATTTAAAAAAGGTATAAAAGCGCCAATTTTTAATAAAGTAGAAAAAGAAGAAATAAGCATTAAACAAGATGTTTTAAAAATATATATAAATGATTAA
- a CDS encoding EamA family transporter: protein MIYLIFSILFSTLLFVIFKYFDIYKIDTLKAIVVNYLVAFGFGFGLSEITFSFNEIPEKPWFFGAIILGALFVAVFFVMANTAQQNGVSVASVAGKMSVVIPVVFGVILYDESVTFFKVLGILIALISVYLASVKEEKSTLNKAGLLFPVLLFFGSGIIDTTLKYIEVSFVQKNETALFSGSLFGFAAFFGLLILLIKSLKKREPFGLKNIIAGIILGVPNYFTIVFLIKAMQTSGFESSTLFTVNNVSVVVVSTLVGLLLFKEKFSLKNKIGVALAILGIVLVTIA from the coding sequence TTGATTTATTTAATTTTCAGCATTCTTTTTTCAACCTTATTGTTTGTCATATTTAAATATTTTGATATTTATAAAATAGACACGTTAAAAGCAATTGTTGTAAATTATTTAGTGGCTTTTGGTTTCGGTTTCGGTTTGTCTGAAATTACATTTTCTTTTAATGAAATCCCTGAAAAACCTTGGTTTTTTGGCGCTATAATATTAGGAGCTTTATTTGTTGCTGTATTTTTTGTAATGGCAAATACAGCGCAACAAAATGGCGTTTCTGTAGCTTCAGTTGCAGGAAAAATGTCTGTAGTTATTCCCGTGGTTTTTGGTGTTATTTTATATGATGAATCGGTTACTTTTTTTAAGGTTTTAGGAATTTTAATTGCCTTAATATCTGTTTATTTAGCCTCAGTAAAAGAAGAAAAAAGTACTTTAAATAAGGCTGGATTATTGTTTCCAGTATTACTTTTCTTTGGTTCAGGAATAATTGACACAACACTTAAATATATTGAAGTAAGTTTTGTTCAGAAAAATGAAACCGCTCTTTTTTCTGGAAGTTTATTTGGTTTTGCAGCCTTTTTTGGGTTACTTATTTTATTGATAAAATCGCTTAAAAAAAGAGAACCATTTGGACTTAAAAATATAATTGCAGGTATTATTTTAGGAGTTCCAAACTACTTTACAATTGTGTTTTTAATTAAAGCGATGCAAACATCAGGTTTTGAGAGTTCTACCTTGTTTACGGTAAATAATGTATCTGTAGTTGTTGTATCAACTTTAGTTGGATTACTTTTATTTAAAGAAAAATTTAGTTTAAAAAACAAAATAGGAGTTGCTTTGGCAATTTTAGGAATCGTATTAGTAACTATAGCATAA
- a CDS encoding HAD-IA family hydrolase, translating to MIKNLIFDFGDIFINLDKPATYREMAALGVTKITDEMIEVYYQYEKGLMTTDAFINFFHDKFGLEKTDLIKSWNAVLLDFPKRRLEFIKELAASKKYRLFLLSNTNDLHISWIKDSLGAEFYNEFKNCFEQFYLSHEINFRKPDAEIYQFVLNENDLIAEETLFVDDLKENTDAANSLGIHVWNLIPGQEEVTELFVKKELLF from the coding sequence ATGATTAAAAACCTCATTTTCGATTTTGGTGATATTTTTATCAACTTAGATAAACCAGCAACTTATAGAGAAATGGCTGCTTTAGGTGTTACAAAAATTACAGATGAAATGATTGAAGTGTATTATCAATACGAAAAAGGATTGATGACAACGGATGCTTTTATCAATTTCTTTCATGATAAATTTGGATTAGAAAAAACGGATTTAATAAAATCTTGGAATGCCGTTTTATTAGATTTTCCTAAAAGACGTTTAGAATTTATAAAAGAATTGGCAGCTAGTAAAAAGTACCGATTGTTCTTGTTAAGTAATACCAACGATTTACACATAAGTTGGATTAAAGATTCTTTAGGAGCTGAGTTTTATAATGAGTTTAAAAACTGTTTTGAGCAGTTTTATTTATCGCACGAAATTAATTTTAGAAAACCAGATGCAGAAATTTATCAATTTGTTTTAAATGAAAATGATTTAATAGCAGAAGAAACGTTATTTGTAGATGATTTAAAAGAAAATACAGACGCTGCAAATTCTTTAGGTATTCATGTTTGGAATTTAATTCCGGGTCAAGAAGAGGTAACAGAGTTATTTGTTAAAAAAGAACTTTTATTTTGA